The following coding sequences lie in one Niabella agricola genomic window:
- a CDS encoding lytic transglycosylase domain-containing protein, whose product MSRNKVTVFIGSSIMSLCAFTSAHAQLSPVKETAAVPAAPVEQLVKADPKAGFKDLFENTELKATSFKGIKTEHLNPKAISFVKDYIDRNARELNELKTWARPYFDMMDDVLSQSGIPKELKYLAVIESHLRANLVSWAGAVGPWQFMPETARGLGLNVSRGRDERTDYLKSTRAASKYLNYLFNIYKDWLLVVAAYNCGPGRVNSAINKAGSNDFWDLQYYLPAESRNHVKKFIATHYIMEGQGGVTTVSRDQALAMMKTVKDEVTQQNVKVQTISGRYNATAIAKYLEMSLADFNKLNPSLDKVLASNSTYQLKLPEDKVNLFLEKKNEMLNESIQMLINPEYRN is encoded by the coding sequence ATGAGCAGGAATAAGGTAACTGTTTTTATAGGCAGCTCAATCATGTCGCTTTGTGCCTTCACATCGGCACATGCCCAGTTGAGCCCGGTAAAAGAAACAGCAGCAGTACCGGCAGCACCGGTTGAGCAGCTGGTAAAAGCCGATCCCAAAGCCGGATTTAAAGATCTTTTTGAAAATACCGAGCTCAAAGCAACCAGCTTTAAAGGCATTAAAACGGAACACCTCAATCCCAAGGCTATCAGTTTTGTGAAAGATTATATCGACCGCAATGCAAGAGAGCTGAATGAGCTGAAGACCTGGGCGCGTCCGTATTTTGATATGATGGACGATGTATTGTCGCAAAGCGGGATCCCTAAAGAATTAAAATACCTGGCGGTAATTGAGTCGCATTTACGCGCCAACCTGGTTTCCTGGGCCGGCGCCGTGGGCCCCTGGCAGTTTATGCCGGAAACCGCACGTGGGCTGGGCCTGAATGTTTCCCGCGGCCGTGATGAACGCACCGATTACCTGAAAAGCACCAGGGCCGCCAGCAAATACCTGAATTATCTCTTTAATATCTACAAAGACTGGTTACTGGTAGTGGCTGCCTATAACTGCGGTCCGGGCCGTGTAAACTCAGCCATTAATAAAGCCGGCAGCAATGATTTCTGGGACCTGCAATATTACCTGCCGGCCGAAAGCAGGAATCATGTAAAGAAATTTATTGCCACCCACTACATTATGGAAGGTCAGGGCGGCGTAACCACCGTTTCGAGAGACCAGGCACTGGCCATGATGAAAACCGTAAAGGATGAGGTTACCCAGCAAAATGTAAAGGTACAAACCATCAGCGGACGCTATAATGCTACTGCTATCGCCAAATATCTGGAGATGTCCCTTGCTGATTTTAATAAGCTAAACCCGAGCCTGGATAAGGTTTTGGCCTCCAATAGCACTTACCAGTTAAAGCTTCCGGAGGATAAGGTAAACCTCTTCCTTGAAAAAAAGAATGAAATGCTGAATGAATCCATTCAGATGCTGATTAATCCGGAATACAGGAATTGA
- a CDS encoding M16 family metallopeptidase has product MKQLFLFLATICCTPFGFSQARLMEKVAASDQDVVIPYSRYQLPNGLTLIVHEDHSDPLVHVDVTYHVGSAREEIGKSGFAHFFEHMMFQGSDHVADEQHFKIITEAGGTLNGTTNRDRTNYFETVPKNQLEKMLWLEADRMGFLLDAVTQQKFEVQRATVKNERGQNYDNQPYGLVFENSSKNLYPYGHPYSWLTIGYIDDLNRGNVTDLKNFFLRWYGPNNAVLTVGGDVQTADVVKMVEQYFGSIPAGPAVKNMGPMVPSLDKDRYVTMVDQYAKLPRLQIVYPAPEMYTKEEAALDCLAEIIGQGNNSLLYQKLVKTQQALSASAYNMGAELASEFTISLTPAKGKSLKDMDEAVKQVFLDFEQRGVTQADIDKFKAGIESQTIYGLESVSGKVSRLAAFYTFTGNANFITKYLENYRSITPEAVMNAYHKYIKGKGAVRLSVATKDAPANIAGDSKYEIDKSDYTAPDYGYAGLTYNKAKDHFDRSIMPPAGNDLAVAAPEFWKAQKNGIQYIGSPLKEIPVVNIMIGIKGGKLAEPAEKSGLAALFAAMMNEDTKTRSAEDFSKALDLLGSSISVSPAIDATNIVVRSLEKNLNKTLALLEERILQPKFTEAAFTRIKNQYMEGYKNNLTRPASVATSVYNKLLYGNTAFGRNFSGTDQTLAGITLADVENFYTRCFTSGDAEVVVIGDLTQQEIQNKTAFLAKLPKTAPAIGQLPSFKPQPAAGGKPVLYMVDFPKSAQTEFRIGNRTGMKFDGMGDYYKSGIMNYPLGGVFNSRLNLYLREDKGWTYGAGSYFSGSKYTGAYTFYSGIKAAATDSALHDVLRIISSYRDQGATQEELNFTKSAKLQSEARKYETGYQKAYYLSDILEYNLPNDIAAKQTAILKNFKLKELNRLAKSKLAGLPNLVILLVGDQALLSDRTKAQFQVVLLDKEGNPVQK; this is encoded by the coding sequence ATGAAACAACTGTTTCTATTCCTGGCAACCATATGTTGCACCCCGTTTGGTTTTTCCCAGGCCCGTTTAATGGAAAAGGTAGCCGCCAGTGACCAGGACGTAGTGATCCCCTACAGCCGCTATCAACTGCCCAACGGACTTACATTGATTGTTCATGAAGACCACAGTGATCCGCTGGTGCATGTAGACGTGACTTATCATGTGGGCTCGGCAAGGGAAGAGATCGGCAAATCGGGTTTTGCGCATTTCTTTGAACATATGATGTTCCAGGGATCGGATCATGTGGCCGATGAACAGCACTTTAAAATCATCACCGAAGCCGGCGGCACCCTCAACGGGACTACCAACCGCGACCGGACCAATTATTTTGAAACCGTTCCCAAGAACCAGCTGGAAAAAATGTTGTGGCTGGAAGCCGACCGGATGGGCTTTTTGCTGGATGCGGTCACCCAGCAAAAATTTGAGGTACAACGTGCCACGGTTAAAAATGAAAGAGGCCAGAACTATGACAACCAGCCTTACGGCCTTGTTTTTGAAAACTCCAGCAAGAACCTCTACCCCTATGGCCACCCCTATTCCTGGCTTACCATCGGCTATATCGATGACCTGAACCGGGGGAACGTAACCGATCTGAAAAATTTCTTTTTGCGCTGGTATGGCCCGAACAATGCGGTATTGACGGTTGGAGGAGATGTGCAAACCGCCGACGTGGTAAAGATGGTGGAGCAATATTTTGGCAGCATTCCTGCCGGACCGGCTGTAAAGAACATGGGACCGATGGTACCCTCCCTGGACAAGGACCGGTATGTGACCATGGTGGATCAATATGCCAAATTACCCCGCCTGCAGATCGTATACCCGGCTCCGGAAATGTATACGAAAGAAGAGGCCGCACTCGACTGCCTGGCTGAAATTATCGGACAGGGAAATAATTCGCTGCTCTATCAGAAACTGGTTAAAACCCAGCAGGCCTTAAGCGCCAGTGCCTACAATATGGGCGCAGAACTGGCGAGCGAATTCACCATCAGCCTTACCCCCGCAAAAGGCAAATCACTGAAGGATATGGACGAGGCCGTGAAGCAGGTATTTTTAGATTTTGAACAAAGGGGCGTTACCCAGGCGGATATTGATAAATTCAAAGCCGGAATTGAATCTCAAACGATTTACGGGCTGGAATCCGTGAGCGGAAAAGTGTCGCGCCTCGCTGCGTTTTACACGTTTACCGGCAACGCCAACTTCATTACCAAGTACCTGGAAAATTATCGCTCCATTACACCCGAAGCCGTTATGAACGCTTATCATAAATACATCAAAGGAAAAGGCGCCGTACGGCTGAGCGTAGCTACAAAGGACGCCCCTGCTAATATTGCCGGGGATTCTAAATATGAAATCGATAAAAGCGACTATACGGCTCCTGATTATGGTTACGCAGGGCTTACCTACAATAAGGCCAAAGACCATTTTGATCGCAGTATAATGCCTCCCGCAGGAAACGACCTCGCGGTGGCGGCTCCTGAATTCTGGAAAGCGCAAAAGAACGGCATCCAGTATATCGGAAGTCCGCTTAAAGAAATACCCGTTGTAAATATCATGATTGGCATTAAAGGTGGAAAACTGGCCGAGCCCGCCGAAAAAAGTGGTCTGGCAGCCTTATTCGCTGCCATGATGAATGAAGATACCAAAACCCGTTCGGCAGAAGACTTCAGCAAAGCGCTGGATCTGCTGGGCAGCAGCATTTCCGTAAGCCCCGCCATAGATGCCACCAATATTGTAGTACGCAGTCTTGAAAAGAACCTCAACAAAACGCTGGCGCTCCTGGAAGAACGTATCCTGCAACCGAAATTTACCGAAGCAGCATTTACCCGGATCAAAAACCAGTATATGGAAGGTTATAAGAACAACCTTACCCGGCCGGCAAGCGTAGCTACTTCTGTTTATAACAAATTGCTTTATGGCAACACGGCCTTTGGCAGGAATTTCTCCGGTACTGATCAGACACTTGCCGGCATTACATTGGCCGACGTTGAAAATTTCTATACACGGTGCTTCACCTCCGGGGACGCGGAAGTGGTTGTCATCGGCGACCTTACCCAACAGGAGATCCAAAACAAAACCGCTTTCCTGGCAAAGCTTCCTAAAACAGCGCCGGCAATCGGGCAGCTGCCCAGCTTTAAGCCCCAACCGGCTGCAGGCGGCAAACCCGTTCTTTACATGGTTGATTTTCCGAAGTCGGCCCAAACGGAATTCCGGATCGGAAACCGCACCGGTATGAAGTTTGACGGTATGGGCGACTATTATAAATCGGGTATCATGAACTACCCGCTGGGTGGTGTGTTTAACAGCCGGCTCAATCTTTACCTGAGAGAGGACAAAGGCTGGACCTATGGTGCCGGCTCCTATTTCAGCGGAAGCAAGTACACCGGCGCCTATACCTTCTATTCCGGTATCAAGGCTGCCGCTACTGATAGCGCATTGCACGATGTGCTCCGCATCATTAGCTCCTACAGGGATCAGGGCGCCACACAAGAGGAACTGAATTTTACCAAGAGCGCCAAATTGCAAAGCGAAGCCCGTAAATATGAAACCGGTTATCAGAAGGCCTACTATCTGAGCGACATCCTGGAGTATAACCTTCCCAATGACATCGCTGCAAAACAAACGGCCATTTTAAAGAACTTCAAACTGAAAGAACTGAACCGCCTTGCAAAATCAAAACTCGCCGGCCTGCCCAACCTGGTCATCCTGCTGGTGGGCGACCAAGCCTTATTGAGCGACCGGACCAAAGCGCAATTCCAGGTAGTGCTTTTAGACAAGGAAGGCAATCCTGTTCAGAAATAG
- a CDS encoding ABC transporter ATP-binding protein — protein MLEITSLTKRYNYQLILNIPSLQLPQGIYWLKGENGSGKTTFLKMAAALIPFDGFIAVDGISQKTAPLRYRQRISWAEAEPLYPGFLTGNELIALYQKIRESSPEESAALVRRFGATSYIHNPIATYSAGMLKKLSLILAFTGASELNLVLLDEPFITLDAQACNQLAQLLLEHHQQGRSIILSSHQDPGPDLLPCCKELVVDNKTVRC, from the coding sequence ATGCTGGAGATCACATCGCTTACCAAGCGGTACAACTATCAGTTGATCCTCAACATTCCGTCCCTGCAGTTGCCTCAGGGCATCTACTGGTTAAAAGGAGAAAATGGCTCCGGCAAAACAACTTTTTTGAAAATGGCAGCGGCATTGATCCCCTTTGACGGATTCATTGCGGTTGATGGGATCTCACAAAAAACGGCACCGCTCCGTTACCGGCAACGCATCAGCTGGGCGGAAGCTGAGCCGCTGTACCCGGGCTTTTTAACCGGTAACGAGTTAATAGCACTTTATCAAAAGATCCGTGAATCGTCTCCGGAAGAGAGCGCTGCATTGGTGCGCCGGTTTGGTGCAACATCTTATATCCATAACCCCATAGCAACGTATTCTGCAGGCATGCTCAAAAAACTATCGCTGATCCTGGCCTTTACAGGGGCCTCTGAACTCAACCTGGTATTGCTGGATGAGCCCTTTATCACACTGGATGCGCAGGCCTGTAACCAGCTGGCACAATTGCTGCTGGAGCATCACCAGCAGGGACGCTCCATTATCCTGAGTTCGCACCAGGATCCGGGCCCGGATTTGTTGCCTTGCTGCAAGGAACTCGTTGTTGACAATAAAACAGTTCGCTGTTGA
- a CDS encoding TonB-dependent receptor, which produces MKYFLLLIFFFEFSSAAFAQNNTRPGSIPASGHLYGKVTDENDAGLAHASVMLMTLQPDSARNRRPERLIKATVSKANGEFSLENLPAGGAMQLLITAIGYKTFKQPFSFIPKGPTGMRSAAAPPQKNNGGAQGFINPFDKDIGNIKLFKEVKNLQTVTVTSAAPLLKLDTDKKVFQVSRNITAAGGTAVEVLRNVPSVQVDVDGNVRVRNATPQIYLNGRPSALLPDQVPASEIEQVEVITNPSAKYDASGGHAGIINLVLKKNKATGYNGMLSAGADSRGGFNAGGNFNVKTGKFNFSLSAFTNQIRNRTTGSTQRMTRADTALSVSQTNLNKTTGGFTFGKLGIDYFITNRTTLSFTATQTYGQFKPAETIDIRVDTLFDTGIKSFTGSRYASGNRKITGSSFQLSAKHNFPRPGREWTADITYSTRNVDGTGFIDTYPHPSTWELLQQKNNMKARVKLLVAQTDYINPVSAGFKLETGIRMQLNPITNDNENFIRIPPGDFEKIDAATTLFKTHNTVYAAYANASGQLNQQLHYQLGLRAESSKLTGAQTHTGDVFKTEYPISLFPSLFLNMNLKKEQQLQFSATRKINRPSFYQLTPYTDYTDELNITRGNPGLTPEFITSTELSYIKKVNEKNTVLASVYYKYISHLIARYLIAGENPLTGKATLISTFVNTGAGERYGAELTSVNTLQTWWELTTNINLYRSGIRSTDRNPMPQTRLWSLFAKMNHNFNLPAGFTIQLAADYQGKTNLPVNTNEGFGPPSQAQTAAQGYIKAFYGIDMAIKKAFLKNNAASVSISVSDLFRSRRSMVYAEGPGFTQYSNRLNNPQLFRLNLSYRFGKTDPAVFKRKNMKAQNEGTIQDL; this is translated from the coding sequence ATGAAATATTTTTTACTACTGATATTCTTTTTTGAGTTTAGTTCCGCTGCATTCGCTCAAAACAATACAAGACCCGGATCTATTCCCGCCAGCGGCCACCTATACGGGAAGGTAACAGATGAAAACGATGCGGGCCTGGCCCATGCGTCTGTAATGCTGATGACCCTGCAGCCCGATTCTGCCCGGAACCGCCGCCCGGAACGGCTGATAAAAGCCACGGTGAGCAAGGCAAACGGCGAGTTCAGTTTAGAAAACCTGCCTGCCGGAGGCGCCATGCAGCTGCTCATTACCGCGATTGGCTATAAAACCTTCAAGCAACCGTTTTCCTTTATACCCAAAGGCCCTACAGGCATGCGGTCAGCAGCAGCTCCCCCACAAAAAAATAATGGTGGTGCACAGGGCTTTATCAACCCGTTTGATAAAGATATCGGAAATATAAAACTGTTTAAAGAAGTGAAGAACCTGCAAACTGTAACCGTAACTTCGGCGGCTCCCTTGCTCAAATTGGATACCGACAAAAAAGTATTCCAGGTGAGCCGGAATATTACGGCAGCCGGCGGCACGGCTGTGGAAGTACTGCGCAACGTACCATCCGTACAGGTTGATGTGGATGGCAATGTGCGGGTACGCAATGCCACCCCGCAGATCTATCTGAACGGGCGGCCTTCCGCACTCCTTCCGGACCAGGTGCCTGCATCGGAAATAGAACAGGTTGAGGTAATAACCAACCCTTCTGCAAAATACGATGCCTCCGGTGGCCATGCGGGCATTATCAACCTTGTACTTAAAAAAAATAAAGCCACCGGGTATAACGGCATGCTGAGCGCCGGCGCAGACAGCAGGGGCGGCTTCAATGCCGGAGGCAACTTTAATGTCAAAACCGGAAAGTTTAACTTCAGCCTCTCGGCCTTTACCAACCAGATCCGGAACCGGACAACCGGAAGCACACAGCGAATGACCCGGGCAGATACAGCACTTTCAGTGTCCCAAACGAATCTCAATAAAACAACAGGAGGTTTTACATTTGGGAAACTGGGCATTGACTACTTCATTACCAATCGCACCACACTGTCTTTTACCGCCACCCAAACCTATGGGCAATTTAAACCCGCCGAAACGATTGATATACGCGTGGATACCCTGTTTGACACCGGCATTAAAAGTTTTACCGGTAGCCGTTATGCCAGCGGTAACCGGAAAATCACCGGATCCAGTTTCCAGTTAAGTGCCAAGCATAATTTTCCCCGGCCCGGTCGGGAATGGACCGCAGACATCACCTATTCTACAAGAAACGTAGACGGTACCGGTTTTATCGATACCTACCCGCATCCTTCTACATGGGAACTGTTGCAACAAAAAAACAACATGAAGGCCCGGGTAAAATTGCTGGTTGCACAAACCGATTATATAAATCCGGTATCCGCCGGTTTTAAACTGGAAACCGGTATACGGATGCAACTCAACCCCATCACCAACGACAACGAAAATTTCATCCGGATCCCTCCCGGGGATTTTGAAAAAATTGATGCCGCAACAACCCTCTTTAAGACACACAACACCGTATATGCCGCCTATGCAAATGCATCCGGACAGCTTAATCAGCAACTACATTACCAGCTTGGACTAAGAGCAGAAAGTTCAAAACTCACGGGAGCGCAAACCCATACCGGAGATGTATTTAAGACCGAATACCCCATCAGTCTTTTTCCCTCCCTGTTCTTAAATATGAACCTGAAAAAAGAGCAGCAGTTGCAGTTCAGCGCTACACGAAAGATCAACCGGCCTTCGTTTTACCAGCTGACTCCTTATACAGATTATACCGACGAGCTAAATATCACCCGGGGCAACCCGGGGTTGACCCCCGAATTCATAACGAGTACGGAACTCTCCTATATCAAAAAGGTCAATGAAAAGAACACGGTACTGGCATCTGTATATTATAAGTACATCAGTCATCTTATCGCCCGGTACCTGATTGCGGGAGAAAACCCGTTAACAGGGAAAGCTACATTGATCAGCACCTTTGTCAATACCGGTGCCGGCGAACGGTACGGAGCAGAACTGACATCGGTAAACACCCTTCAAACATGGTGGGAGCTTACCACCAATATCAATCTTTACCGGTCGGGCATCCGCAGCACCGATCGCAACCCGATGCCTCAAACCCGTTTGTGGAGCCTGTTTGCAAAAATGAATCACAATTTTAACCTGCCGGCCGGGTTTACGATCCAGCTGGCAGCAGATTACCAGGGAAAGACCAACCTTCCGGTAAACACCAATGAGGGTTTCGGGCCGCCTTCTCAGGCACAAACAGCCGCACAGGGCTATATAAAGGCGTTCTATGGGATTGATATGGCCATCAAAAAAGCCTTTCTTAAAAACAACGCCGCATCGGTAAGTATCAGCGTCAGCGACCTTTTCCGGAGCCGCAGATCAATGGTTTACGCTGAGGGCCCCGGATTTACACAATACTCCAACCGGCTCAATAACCCACAGCTCTTCCGTTTAAATCTCAGCTACCGGTTTGGCAAGACGGACCCTGCTGTTTTTAAAAGGAAAAACATGAAAGCACAAAATGAAGGCACCATACAGGACCTGTAA
- a CDS encoding sensor histidine kinase encodes MRIQKQYINGIFHLLIWGALLLLPYFIGSAADQYKIGLLPGVVFTLFGIIHMFIFYINAYYLAPQFLNRKRWWIYIPAAAALLVLSFMVKYTVLKTGYPWLLANHAIYRFAFAPSVGIFLISLVYRKVIDRIHFEKLQREKEASMLMTELKFLRSQISPHFLFNVMTNLVALARRRSDQLEPALITLSEFMRYMVYDTQGKKVALSKETGHLKSYLSLQRMRFGNELLIEEHLEPVAEEYQIEPMLLIPFVENAFKHGAVQGERARISIRLTIANGILHFDVQNAIAAQKNDTGPESSGVGFTNVVSRLNLLYPQKHELQVNHNDDTFHVHLKLEL; translated from the coding sequence ATGCGCATACAAAAACAATACATAAACGGAATCTTTCACCTGCTGATATGGGGTGCACTGTTATTGCTTCCGTATTTCATCGGATCTGCTGCAGACCAGTATAAAATCGGGCTGCTGCCGGGTGTGGTCTTCACGTTGTTCGGCATCATCCATATGTTTATTTTTTATATCAATGCCTACTATCTTGCCCCGCAGTTCCTGAATCGCAAGCGTTGGTGGATTTATATACCCGCAGCAGCCGCATTGCTTGTGTTGTCGTTTATGGTCAAATATACCGTACTCAAAACAGGCTACCCCTGGTTACTCGCAAATCACGCCATTTACCGTTTTGCCTTTGCGCCGTCAGTGGGTATATTTCTGATCAGCCTGGTTTACCGGAAAGTGATCGATCGGATCCATTTTGAAAAGCTGCAAAGGGAAAAGGAGGCAAGCATGCTGATGACCGAATTAAAATTTCTCCGTTCACAGATCAGTCCGCACTTTTTGTTTAATGTAATGACCAACCTTGTAGCCCTGGCCCGCAGACGGTCTGACCAGCTGGAACCCGCGCTCATCACCTTGTCTGAGTTCATGCGTTATATGGTTTATGACACGCAGGGTAAAAAAGTAGCGCTGTCGAAGGAAACCGGCCACTTGAAAAGTTATCTTTCTCTTCAACGAATGCGGTTTGGAAACGAGCTGCTGATTGAGGAACACCTCGAACCGGTTGCAGAGGAATACCAGATCGAGCCCATGCTGTTAATTCCTTTTGTTGAAAACGCTTTTAAACATGGAGCCGTACAGGGGGAACGGGCCAGGATCAGCATCCGGCTGACCATCGCTAACGGCATCTTGCATTTTGACGTACAAAACGCCATTGCCGCTCAAAAAAATGACACCGGCCCTGAAAGCTCGGGCGTCGGTTTCACAAATGTGGTTTCCAGGCTCAACTTGTTATATCCTCAAAAACATGAGCTGCAGGTCAACCATAATGATGACACCTTTCATGTGCATTTAAAACTTGAATTATGA
- a CDS encoding LytR/AlgR family response regulator transcription factor, producing MTIRSVIVDDEPLIRELLEDSLAQIPFIKVVRSCKNALELAQYLQTEPIDLLFMDVQMPGISGIQFLNTLEQPPMIIMVTAYEQYALQGFELNVVDYILKPFSFERILKACNRAQELFQLKKIKNTGSEPQAQYLFVNVEYTLVKIAIADICYIEGLKDYIKIHLSAARKPVLTRMTMKAMEEKLPQGAFARTHKSYLVALSKITVIKRDLVCIDQVEIPISESYKEPFLQAVKKIESPQ from the coding sequence ATGACGATCCGTTCTGTAATTGTGGACGATGAACCATTAATACGGGAATTGCTGGAAGACAGCCTGGCACAGATCCCCTTTATAAAAGTGGTACGCAGCTGTAAGAATGCGCTGGAGCTTGCACAGTACCTGCAAACAGAACCGATCGATCTGCTGTTTATGGACGTCCAGATGCCCGGGATCAGCGGCATCCAGTTCCTGAACACACTGGAGCAGCCACCGATGATCATCATGGTCACCGCTTATGAACAATATGCTCTGCAGGGGTTTGAGCTTAATGTTGTGGATTATATTTTAAAACCGTTCTCGTTTGAACGGATCCTGAAAGCCTGCAACCGCGCACAGGAATTGTTTCAACTTAAAAAAATAAAAAACACAGGATCGGAACCCCAGGCCCAGTATCTTTTTGTAAATGTTGAATACACGCTTGTTAAAATAGCGATCGCAGATATCTGCTATATTGAAGGATTGAAAGACTACATAAAAATCCATCTATCCGCTGCCCGCAAACCGGTTCTTACAAGAATGACGATGAAAGCAATGGAAGAAAAACTGCCCCAAGGGGCCTTTGCGCGCACCCACAAATCCTACCTGGTAGCCCTTTCAAAAATTACGGTTATCAAGCGCGATCTGGTTTGCATCGACCAGGTGGAGATCCCCATAAGCGAGTCCTATAAAGAACCGTTCCTGCAGGCTGTAAAAAAAATCGAAAGTCCCCAATAA
- a CDS encoding anthranilate synthase component I family protein has product MIKQKVLNWLRQFNTFCFLDSCGFSGERFVFLAGAGVKRRVVLAGTGGLNAFADFSEKSGAWLMGHWNYELPTGEGGGYPGQIDAVGFPDGFFFEPEWVLYVKEDRLYIEGEDSERLYNELLQEPLVPALPLQLQQPVRSRVSKETYLETIRQLQAHIHRGDCYEINYCMEFFSEAARMDPFDVYTQLTGSSPNPFSGLYRVDDYWLICASPERFLKKTGSRLISQPIKGTLLRKGTDAESLRAEQQQLANSGKDRAENVMVVDLVRNDLSRICREGSVQVDELFGIYSFAQVHQMISTVSGILEESVTLTDILKAAFPMGSMTGAPKMRVMQLIRQYEKTARGIFSGALGYIQPGGDFDFNVVIRSLMYNAQSHYLSYKVGSGITIYSDPEAEWEECLLKAKAIEAVLKGAHEEEA; this is encoded by the coding sequence TTGATAAAGCAAAAGGTGTTAAACTGGTTAAGACAGTTTAACACCTTTTGCTTTCTGGACTCCTGTGGTTTTTCCGGGGAGCGCTTTGTGTTTTTAGCCGGTGCCGGCGTAAAGCGCAGGGTGGTGCTTGCGGGAACAGGAGGCCTTAATGCTTTTGCAGATTTTTCGGAAAAGAGCGGTGCCTGGCTAATGGGGCACTGGAATTATGAGCTGCCAACCGGCGAGGGGGGTGGTTATCCGGGGCAAATTGACGCCGTTGGGTTTCCCGATGGGTTTTTCTTTGAGCCGGAATGGGTCCTTTATGTAAAAGAAGACCGGCTTTATATTGAAGGGGAAGATTCGGAGCGTTTGTATAACGAATTGCTGCAGGAACCGCTTGTGCCGGCTTTGCCTTTGCAGTTGCAGCAGCCCGTGCGCAGCCGGGTTAGCAAAGAAACTTACCTCGAAACGATCCGGCAATTGCAGGCCCATATCCACCGCGGCGATTGTTATGAAATCAATTACTGTATGGAGTTTTTTTCAGAGGCTGCCCGAATGGATCCTTTTGATGTATATACTCAACTAACGGGAAGCTCACCCAATCCGTTTTCGGGGCTTTACCGGGTGGATGATTATTGGCTGATCTGTGCAAGTCCCGAACGGTTTTTAAAAAAGACCGGCAGCCGGCTGATCAGTCAGCCGATAAAAGGCACCCTTTTGCGGAAGGGAACAGATGCTGAAAGTTTGCGTGCAGAGCAACAACAGCTGGCAAACAGCGGTAAAGACCGCGCAGAAAATGTAATGGTGGTGGACCTGGTACGGAATGATCTGTCGCGCATCTGCCGCGAGGGGTCGGTTCAGGTAGATGAGTTATTCGGCATCTACAGTTTTGCGCAGGTACACCAGATGATTTCAACCGTATCGGGGATCCTGGAGGAATCGGTCACCCTAACCGATATTTTAAAGGCCGCATTCCCGATGGGGTCTATGACCGGCGCTCCGAAGATGCGCGTTATGCAACTGATCCGTCAATATGAAAAAACAGCACGCGGGATTTTTTCAGGGGCGTTGGGCTATATACAGCCTGGTGGTGATTTTGATTTCAATGTGGTGATCCGTAGTTTAATGTATAATGCGCAATCGCACTATCTTTCTTACAAGGTTGGATCGGGGATCACGATTTATAGCGATCCGGAAGCGGAATGGGAAGAGTGCCTGTTAAAGGCAAAAGCCATTGAAGCCGTGCTGAAGGGTGCGCATGAGGAGGAGGCATAG